One Sphingomonas endolithica DNA segment encodes these proteins:
- the nadC gene encoding carboxylating nicotinate-nucleotide diphosphorylase — protein sequence MTFSLPGFDLDSFVQATLAEDLGDVGDITSAAVIPAEARFTGVMDSRDAIVVAGLGIAEAFFRALDPDVRIELLVEDGQKVAAGTDLMRLEGRARAMLTAERSALNTVQHLSGIATMTRGYVDKILGTGATLLDTRKTIPGLRLLEKYATRMGGATNHRMGLWDAAMIKDNHVAVAGNVAAAVGRAKAAGIQRIIVEVDSIDQIEPALAAGATHLLLDNMDPPSLRGAVTLVGGRVPTEASGGVRLDTIRAIADTGVTYVSVGRLTQSAPAADIGLDFVATR from the coding sequence ATGACATTCTCCCTCCCCGGCTTCGATCTCGACTCGTTCGTACAGGCGACGCTCGCCGAGGATCTCGGCGATGTCGGCGACATCACCTCGGCCGCCGTGATCCCGGCCGAGGCGCGCTTCACCGGCGTGATGGACAGCCGCGATGCGATCGTCGTGGCAGGGCTCGGCATTGCCGAGGCATTCTTCCGCGCACTCGATCCCGACGTGCGGATCGAGTTGCTGGTCGAGGACGGGCAGAAGGTCGCGGCCGGCACCGATCTGATGCGGCTGGAAGGCCGCGCGCGCGCGATGCTCACCGCGGAACGCTCGGCGCTCAATACCGTGCAGCATCTGTCCGGCATCGCCACGATGACGCGGGGCTATGTCGACAAGATCCTGGGCACCGGCGCCACCTTGCTCGACACGCGCAAGACCATCCCCGGCCTGCGCCTGCTGGAGAAATACGCCACGCGGATGGGCGGCGCGACCAATCACCGCATGGGGCTGTGGGATGCCGCGATGATCAAGGACAATCACGTCGCCGTGGCCGGCAACGTCGCGGCGGCGGTCGGCCGCGCCAAGGCGGCCGGCATTCAGCGCATCATCGTCGAGGTCGATTCGATCGACCAGATCGAACCGGCGCTGGCGGCGGGTGCGACGCACCTGCTGCTCGACAATATGGACCCGCCCAGCCTGCGCGGCGCGGTCACCCTCGTCGGCGGCCGCGTGCCGACCGAGGCCTCGGGCGGCGTGCGCCTCGACACGATCCGCGCGATTGCCGACACCGGGGTTACCTATGTCAGCGTCGGGCGACTGACGCAGTCCGCGCCGGCCGCCGATATCGGGCTGGATTTCGTCGCCACCCGCTGA
- the nadA gene encoding quinolinate synthase NadA — MDARNGIGGTLTGLDLRAEIDRLRTEKNAVILAHYYQKPEIQDLADFVGDSLDLSKKAAATDADVIAFCGVRFMAETAKILSPDKIVVLPDMNAGCSLEDSCPPDQFKAFREAHPDHIALTYINCSTEVKALSDVIVTSSSAEKILSQIPLDQPIIFGPDKNLGGYLARKTGRDMLLWPGVCIVHEAFSETELLKLQLQHPGAPVAAHPECPPYILDHADYVGSTSGILAYADTMPGDTLIVATEPHIIHQMEKAAPLKNFIGAPGADGNCNCNICPYMALNTLEKLYVALRDLQPRIEIEEGLRLQAKKSLDAMLAMASGTVGMGDLGPLRVTGD, encoded by the coding sequence ATGGACGCACGGAACGGTATCGGCGGCACGCTGACGGGGCTCGACCTGCGTGCCGAGATCGATCGGCTGCGCACGGAAAAGAACGCGGTCATTCTCGCGCATTATTACCAGAAGCCTGAAATCCAGGATTTGGCCGATTTCGTCGGCGACAGCCTCGATCTGTCGAAGAAGGCCGCGGCGACCGATGCCGACGTGATCGCCTTCTGCGGCGTACGCTTCATGGCCGAGACGGCGAAGATCCTGAGCCCCGACAAGATCGTCGTGCTGCCCGACATGAATGCCGGGTGCAGCCTGGAAGACAGCTGCCCGCCCGACCAGTTCAAGGCGTTCCGCGAGGCGCATCCCGACCACATCGCGCTGACCTATATCAACTGCTCGACCGAGGTGAAGGCGCTCTCCGACGTGATCGTCACCAGCTCGTCAGCGGAGAAGATCCTGAGTCAAATCCCGCTCGACCAGCCGATCATCTTCGGGCCGGACAAGAATCTCGGCGGCTACCTCGCGCGGAAGACCGGGCGCGACATGCTGTTGTGGCCGGGCGTGTGCATCGTGCACGAGGCGTTCAGCGAGACCGAATTGCTCAAGCTGCAGCTGCAGCATCCCGGCGCGCCGGTCGCGGCGCATCCCGAATGCCCGCCCTACATTCTCGACCATGCCGATTATGTCGGCTCGACCAGCGGCATCCTGGCCTATGCCGATACGATGCCGGGCGACACGCTGATCGTCGCGACCGAGCCGCACATCATCCACCAGATGGAGAAAGCCGCGCCGCTCAAGAACTTCATCGGCGCGCCCGGCGCTGATGGGAACTGCAACTGCAACATCTGCCCGTACATGGCGCTCAACACGCTGGAGAAACTGTACGTCGCGCTACGCGACCTGCAGCCGCGCATCGAGATCGAGGAAGGGCTGCGACTGCAGGCCAAGAAGAGCCTGGATGCGATGCTGGCGATGGCGAGCGGCACCGTCGGCATGGGCGACCTGGGGCCTCTTCGGGTGACGGGCGACTGA
- a CDS encoding DUF4230 domain-containing protein, whose amino-acid sequence MAEPQPNRPIATLVAAIIAIVFAVVIAKVGYDKYSEKYVVERRDDGVAIDRIVRATFTGASALKVGSLSGTVQSTASDVRGFGMLASDKVVKAPFSVDYFVDLARMDASKYRWNQADRVLTIMAPDVTVGAPNVDESVTSISETRGLFVTRAAAEALARQVSVGARRTATSEARKPERIAAARENAQRALAKLLGAPLEAAGIGNVRVAIVFPFERAGPDDRWDISTAPEDVIANRF is encoded by the coding sequence ATGGCCGAGCCGCAGCCCAATCGCCCGATCGCGACGTTGGTGGCGGCGATCATCGCGATCGTCTTCGCGGTGGTGATCGCCAAGGTCGGCTATGACAAATACAGCGAGAAATATGTCGTCGAGCGCCGCGACGATGGCGTGGCGATCGACCGCATCGTCCGCGCGACCTTCACCGGCGCCAGCGCGCTGAAGGTCGGGTCGCTCTCCGGCACCGTGCAGAGCACGGCCAGCGACGTGCGGGGCTTTGGCATGCTGGCATCGGACAAGGTGGTGAAGGCGCCGTTCAGCGTCGACTATTTCGTCGATCTGGCGCGCATGGACGCCAGCAAGTACCGCTGGAACCAAGCCGATCGCGTGCTGACGATCATGGCGCCGGACGTCACCGTCGGCGCACCCAACGTCGATGAGAGCGTGACGAGCATCAGCGAAACGCGCGGCCTGTTCGTCACCCGCGCCGCCGCCGAAGCATTGGCGCGCCAGGTGTCGGTCGGTGCGCGGCGCACCGCCACGAGCGAGGCGCGCAAGCCCGAGCGCATCGCGGCGGCGCGCGAGAATGCCCAGCGTGCGCTTGCCAAATTGCTTGGCGCTCCGTTGGAAGCGGCGGGCATCGGCAACGTGCGCGTGGCGATCGTCTTTCCCTTCGAACGTGCGGGACCGGACGACCGCTGGGACATCAGCACCGCCCCTGAAGACGTGATCGCCAACCGCTTCTGA
- a CDS encoding DUF4112 domain-containing protein, translating into MAKATRLHPDPAGKIAAMIPIGRDAAAVRQRIVAMERLLEGLFTIPGTNRKVGLDVILDVIPVGGDVVAAAMGAWMVWEARNLGISKTQITRMFGNVGVDFLLGLVPFVGAVPDFFFRSNTRNLRIIKKHLDRHYPATAVIDQG; encoded by the coding sequence ATGGCCAAAGCGACCCGACTTCACCCCGATCCCGCCGGCAAGATCGCCGCGATGATCCCGATCGGCCGCGATGCCGCAGCAGTGCGCCAGCGGATCGTCGCGATGGAACGCCTGCTGGAGGGGTTGTTCACCATTCCCGGCACCAACCGCAAGGTCGGGCTGGACGTCATCCTGGACGTGATCCCGGTGGGCGGCGATGTGGTGGCCGCCGCAATGGGCGCCTGGATGGTCTGGGAAGCGCGCAATCTGGGCATATCCAAGACACAGATCACCCGCATGTTCGGCAATGTCGGGGTGGACTTCCTGCTCGGGCTGGTGCCGTTCGTCGGCGCCGTGCCGGACTTCTTTTTCCGATCGAACACGCGCAACCTGCGGATCATCAAGAAGCATCTCGATCGGCATTATCCCGCGACTGCGGTGATCGATCAGGGCTGA
- a CDS encoding peptidoglycan-binding protein — MVSAHDIVTRFAPKAAASYVRAFADREGLLAGAGVTTPLRLTHFMTQALHETAALTLKVESGAYSARALGRMWDSGNCHRYFASRADCVAMAAQCRIDGGVALFSLVYGNRMGNGAPETLDGWTYRGRGILQTTGRAAYRRFGERCGVAFEDDPDLVTSAEHALKPALAEWSDKACNAAADRNDLALVTRLINGGSVGLEERRQWFARLWPFVVGKPPVAGSQAWKVQAALVRRGYDCGNPDGVVGSRTRAAILAFRKAQGLPVTAAITPDLLLALGVR, encoded by the coding sequence ATGGTCAGCGCGCACGACATCGTCACTCGTTTCGCACCGAAGGCAGCCGCTTCATATGTGCGCGCCTTCGCCGATCGCGAGGGCCTGCTCGCCGGGGCGGGCGTCACGACGCCGCTCCGGCTGACGCATTTCATGACGCAGGCGCTGCACGAGACGGCGGCGTTGACGCTGAAGGTGGAAAGCGGCGCGTACAGCGCGCGTGCGCTGGGGCGGATGTGGGATAGCGGCAATTGTCACCGCTATTTCGCCAGCCGCGCGGACTGCGTGGCGATGGCCGCGCAATGCCGGATCGATGGCGGAGTCGCGTTGTTCAGCCTCGTCTACGGCAATCGCATGGGTAACGGCGCGCCCGAGACGCTGGACGGCTGGACATACCGCGGCCGCGGCATCCTGCAGACCACCGGGCGCGCCGCCTATCGCCGGTTCGGAGAGCGTTGCGGCGTGGCGTTCGAGGACGATCCCGATCTCGTCACCAGCGCGGAACATGCGCTGAAACCCGCACTGGCGGAATGGAGCGACAAGGCGTGTAACGCCGCCGCCGACCGCAACGATCTCGCGCTTGTCACGCGGCTGATCAATGGCGGGTCGGTCGGGCTGGAGGAGCGGCGGCAGTGGTTCGCCAGGCTGTGGCCATTCGTCGTCGGCAAGCCGCCGGTCGCGGGATCGCAGGCGTGGAAAGTGCAGGCCGCGCTCGTGCGGCGGGGGTACGACTGCGGCAATCCCGATGGCGTCGTCGGCAGCCGCACGCGGGCGGCGATCCTTGCGTTTCGCAAGGCGCAGGGGCTGCCAGTCACCGCGGCGATCACGCCCGATCTGCTGCTGGCGCTCGGGGTTCGGTAG
- a CDS encoding DUF885 domain-containing protein — protein MRLPALLLATAALPILPVAARAQTVTTASSSAVEQRFAALSQRYIDGIAKFAPTYGTSLGDHRFDDQIGDVSAAGRAQVVAHDRALLADLAKIDRRKLGREAQVDAALLDNALRYDLWQIEVLKNWRWDIQIYNDTAGGALYSLAARDFAPWPQRLKAATARMERMPAFLAQARAEIVPALVPQIFATTVAKQNGGMVEIAEGMLSPHRDELNAAERKRFDAALITLKTAVAEHQQWLDTVLVPQAKGEFRLGAKLYDQKMKYALVSNLTRPEIKARATNALAETRAQMYGLARQVLAGKPNAPALPERPSAAQQQAAIEAALQLSYAQRPARDGLMAKAKQTLAQATDFVRARNLVTMPDAPVKIITMPKFQQGVAVAYCDSPGPLETSLDTFYAISPIPDEWTDAQATSFLSEYNDYMIQDLSIHEAMPGHYLQIAHGNQYKSVLRAVLSSGPFVEGWAVYAEGMMMDEGYMNGDPLFKLTVLKMRLRSITNSLLDIGIQTEGLTREQAMTMMMQGAFQQEREAAGKWVRASLGSTQLLSYFTGYSEHVAMRAEARKRQGAAFDLKTYNDAVLAHGSPPARYARQLMFGLPIS, from the coding sequence ATGCGCCTCCCTGCCCTGCTGCTTGCCACCGCTGCACTGCCCATTCTCCCCGTTGCCGCCAGGGCGCAGACCGTCACGACGGCCTCCAGCAGCGCAGTCGAACAGCGCTTTGCCGCGCTGTCCCAGCGCTATATCGACGGCATCGCCAAGTTCGCGCCGACCTATGGCACATCGCTCGGCGACCACCGCTTCGACGACCAGATCGGCGACGTTTCCGCCGCCGGCCGCGCGCAGGTGGTGGCGCATGACCGCGCGCTGCTCGCCGATCTCGCCAAGATCGATCGGCGCAAGCTCGGGCGCGAAGCGCAGGTCGATGCGGCGTTGCTCGACAATGCGTTGCGCTACGATCTATGGCAGATCGAGGTGCTGAAGAACTGGCGCTGGGATATCCAGATCTACAACGACACCGCAGGGGGTGCGTTGTACAGTCTGGCGGCACGCGATTTCGCCCCCTGGCCGCAGCGGCTGAAGGCAGCGACCGCGCGCATGGAGCGCATGCCCGCTTTCCTGGCCCAGGCGCGCGCGGAGATCGTTCCGGCGCTGGTGCCGCAGATCTTCGCCACCACCGTCGCCAAGCAGAATGGCGGCATGGTCGAGATCGCCGAGGGGATGCTCAGCCCCCACCGCGACGAACTGAACGCCGCCGAGCGCAAGCGCTTCGACGCCGCGCTTATCACGCTGAAGACCGCGGTCGCGGAACATCAGCAGTGGCTGGATACCGTGCTGGTACCACAGGCCAAGGGCGAGTTCCGACTGGGCGCCAAGCTGTACGACCAGAAGATGAAATACGCGCTGGTCTCCAACCTGACGCGGCCCGAGATCAAGGCCCGCGCCACCAATGCACTCGCCGAGACCCGCGCGCAGATGTACGGCCTCGCCCGCCAGGTATTGGCAGGCAAGCCGAACGCGCCTGCCCTCCCCGAACGGCCCAGCGCGGCGCAGCAGCAAGCCGCGATCGAGGCCGCGTTGCAGCTCAGCTACGCGCAGCGCCCGGCACGCGACGGGCTGATGGCCAAAGCCAAGCAGACGCTGGCGCAGGCAACCGATTTCGTGCGCGCCCGGAACTTGGTGACGATGCCCGATGCGCCCGTGAAGATCATCACCATGCCCAAGTTCCAGCAGGGCGTGGCAGTGGCCTATTGCGACAGCCCGGGCCCGCTCGAGACCAGCCTCGACACCTTCTACGCGATCTCGCCGATTCCGGACGAATGGACCGACGCCCAGGCGACCTCGTTCCTCAGCGAATATAACGATTACATGATTCAGGATCTCAGCATCCACGAGGCGATGCCGGGCCATTATCTGCAGATCGCGCATGGCAACCAGTACAAGTCGGTGCTGCGGGCGGTGCTGTCGTCGGGGCCGTTCGTCGAAGGCTGGGCTGTCTATGCCGAAGGCATGATGATGGACGAAGGTTACATGAACGGCGATCCGCTGTTCAAGCTGACCGTGCTCAAGATGCGACTGCGCTCGATCACCAACTCGCTGCTCGACATCGGCATCCAGACCGAAGGGCTGACGCGGGAGCAGGCGATGACGATGATGATGCAGGGCGCGTTCCAGCAGGAGCGCGAGGCGGCCGGCAAATGGGTCCGCGCGAGCCTGGGGTCGACGCAGTTGCTGAGCTATTTCACCGGCTATAGCGAGCATGTCGCGATGCGCGCGGAAGCGAGGAAGCGGCAGGGAGCGGCGTTCGACCTGAAGACGTATAACGACGCTGTGCTGGCGCATGGCTCGCCGCCTGCGCGCTATGCGCGGCAGCTGATGTTCGGCCTGCCGATCAGCTGA
- a CDS encoding ribonuclease T2 family protein yields MKIAFAAMIVAAAPGVAQAQAYSCAVPRTIATPRADLPSASQPRRILPIGSYTLAITWAPQYCRDHVGDASSRFQCDTGRFGFTLHGLWPDGTGAEWPQYCTATGIVPRQVIRATICATPSPQLIQHEWAKHGTCMKTTPATYFRSSTRLFSKLRYPDMDALSRGPLTAGVFARALSRSNPGLPASAIRVTATHQGWLDEVWLCLDKAYRYERCRPNSGGLSAETPLQIWRGRR; encoded by the coding sequence TTGAAGATCGCTTTTGCCGCCATGATCGTGGCGGCGGCACCGGGCGTGGCCCAGGCGCAGGCTTATAGCTGCGCCGTGCCACGCACGATCGCGACACCGCGCGCCGATCTGCCATCGGCCAGCCAGCCCAGGCGCATCCTGCCGATCGGCAGCTATACGCTCGCCATCACCTGGGCGCCGCAATATTGCCGCGACCATGTTGGCGATGCATCGTCCCGCTTCCAATGCGACACGGGGCGCTTCGGCTTCACGCTGCACGGGCTGTGGCCGGATGGCACCGGGGCCGAGTGGCCGCAATATTGCACCGCGACGGGCATCGTCCCGCGTCAGGTGATCCGCGCCACGATCTGCGCCACGCCGTCGCCGCAGTTGATCCAGCATGAATGGGCAAAGCACGGCACCTGCATGAAGACGACTCCGGCCACCTATTTCCGCTCTTCGACGCGCTTGTTCTCCAAGCTGCGCTATCCCGACATGGATGCGCTGTCACGCGGGCCGCTGACGGCAGGGGTATTCGCGCGCGCGCTGTCGCGGAGCAATCCGGGCCTGCCGGCCAGCGCGATCCGCGTCACGGCGACGCATCAGGGCTGGCTCGACGAGGTGTGGCTGTGCCTCGACAAGGCGTACCGTTATGAGCGTTGCCGGCCGAATTCGGGCGGCCTGTCGGCGGAAACGCCGCTGCAGATCTGGCGCGGTCGGCGATAA
- a CDS encoding MBL fold metallo-hydrolase, producing MSDQQPGVPQTLEPLVARLLAPNASPYTYTGTQTYLVGTADLAVIDPGPEDASHTQAILDALAGRPLTAIVITHTHRDHSPGARALQAATGAPIVGCAPLAMDDDGIRADAAFDRDYAPDRVLADGDSVAGQGWTLTAIATPGHTSNHLCFALPETGASFSGDHVMGWSTSIVSPPDGNMGDYLRSLEKLQTRDDRIYYPGHGDPVDNPKRLVRGMIGHRKQREGQILCLLAQEPRTIPQMVAAMYVGIDRRLFPAAERSVLAHLIDLADRGLTVHGGDLWSLPVGASV from the coding sequence ATGAGCGATCAACAGCCCGGCGTGCCGCAGACGCTCGAACCCCTGGTCGCCCGGCTGCTGGCCCCAAATGCGTCGCCCTACACCTATACCGGCACGCAGACCTATCTCGTCGGGACTGCCGATCTGGCGGTGATCGATCCCGGCCCCGAGGACGCGAGCCACACCCAGGCGATCCTCGACGCGCTCGCCGGGCGCCCGCTGACCGCGATCGTCATCACGCACACGCACCGCGACCATAGCCCCGGCGCGCGCGCGCTGCAGGCGGCCACCGGTGCGCCAATCGTCGGGTGCGCCCCGCTTGCGATGGACGATGACGGCATCCGCGCCGACGCGGCGTTCGATCGTGATTATGCGCCCGACCGCGTGCTCGCCGATGGCGACAGCGTCGCCGGGCAGGGCTGGACGCTCACCGCGATTGCCACGCCGGGTCATACTTCCAATCACCTGTGCTTCGCGCTGCCGGAAACGGGTGCCTCGTTCAGCGGCGATCATGTGATGGGCTGGTCGACCAGCATCGTCTCGCCGCCCGACGGCAATATGGGCGATTACCTGCGCAGCCTGGAAAAGCTGCAGACGCGCGACGACCGCATCTATTATCCCGGGCATGGCGATCCGGTCGACAATCCCAAGCGCCTGGTGCGCGGCATGATCGGCCACCGCAAGCAGCGCGAGGGCCAGATCTTGTGCCTGTTGGCGCAAGAACCGCGCACGATCCCGCAGATGGTGGCGGCGATGTATGTCGGCATCGACCGGCGGCTCTTCCCGGCCGCCGAGCGATCCGTGCTGGCGCACCTGATCGACCTCGCCGATCGCGGGCTGACGGTGCATGGCGGCGATCTCTGGTCGCTGCCGGTGGGGGCGAGCGTCTGA
- a CDS encoding ABC transporter substrate-binding protein — MMIGIRCAPRGSLPWRRTASFAALLLITTACDRWRDAGEVVVSAIGGDLTLRDPARGPQGFAARVMMDASAQGLVRFDAAGQIEPGIAERWTVIDDGMSYIFRLRDAEWADGQPVTATQVVAVLKRQLAQPSRNPLRPFLSAIDEIVEMTPEVIEVRLNRPRPDLLKLFAQPELAIFRTRPPGGSGPLRIVSRTRSGALLRHGVDPTRSPDEIEADAPDDDVRLIAERAAMAIVRFAAGKSDLVAGGTVADWPLLAQARIAPANRRIDPAAGLFGLVVANRQGFLADPTNRAALAAAIDRGAVTGAILPDWSSVTQLLPEQLDSAAPPTIPAWAPAASSARVQAARDMVASWRAAHPEPLALRIALPAGPGGTLLYAAIGRSLIAIGIRPLRVAPDAQADLRLIDAVAPYDSARWYLATACAPCGEAASAAIEAARAAPDGASRAQWIAEADVALDADAAYIPLARPLRWSLVAGRLTAWQGNPRAWHPLNHLRNAPN, encoded by the coding sequence TGCGGGCGAAGTCGTGGTCAGCGCGATCGGTGGCGATCTGACGCTGCGTGATCCGGCGCGGGGGCCGCAGGGCTTTGCCGCGCGCGTGATGATGGATGCCAGCGCGCAGGGCCTGGTGCGCTTCGATGCCGCCGGCCAGATCGAGCCGGGCATCGCCGAGCGTTGGACAGTGATCGACGATGGCATGAGCTACATCTTTCGCCTGCGCGACGCCGAATGGGCCGATGGGCAGCCGGTGACCGCGACGCAGGTCGTGGCCGTGCTCAAGCGACAGCTCGCCCAGCCATCGCGCAACCCGTTGCGGCCGTTCCTCAGCGCAATCGACGAGATCGTCGAGATGACTCCCGAAGTGATCGAGGTGCGGTTGAACCGACCACGGCCCGATCTGCTGAAATTATTCGCGCAGCCCGAACTGGCGATCTTCCGTACCCGCCCCCCCGGCGGCAGCGGCCCTTTGCGCATCGTCAGCCGCACACGCAGCGGCGCCCTGCTCCGGCACGGCGTGGATCCGACGCGCTCGCCGGACGAGATCGAGGCCGATGCGCCCGACGACGACGTCCGCCTGATCGCCGAACGTGCAGCGATGGCGATCGTGCGCTTTGCCGCGGGCAAATCCGATCTGGTGGCCGGGGGCACGGTCGCCGATTGGCCGCTGCTGGCACAGGCACGGATTGCGCCTGCCAACCGCCGCATCGATCCTGCAGCCGGGCTGTTCGGGCTTGTGGTGGCGAACCGGCAAGGCTTCCTGGCCGATCCGACAAATCGTGCCGCGCTCGCCGCGGCGATCGATCGCGGCGCGGTGACCGGCGCGATCCTGCCCGATTGGTCGTCGGTTACCCAGTTGCTGCCGGAGCAACTCGATTCCGCGGCGCCGCCGACCATCCCCGCCTGGGCCCCTGCCGCTTCATCGGCGCGCGTGCAGGCGGCGCGAGACATGGTGGCAAGCTGGCGCGCCGCACATCCGGAACCGCTTGCCCTGCGCATCGCATTGCCGGCGGGTCCGGGCGGCACCTTGTTGTACGCAGCGATCGGGCGCAGCCTGATCGCGATCGGCATCCGGCCGCTGCGCGTCGCGCCCGACGCGCAGGCCGATCTCCGCCTGATCGACGCGGTGGCCCCGTATGATAGCGCGCGCTGGTATCTCGCCACCGCCTGCGCGCCGTGCGGCGAGGCGGCGAGCGCCGCGATCGAAGCGGCACGCGCGGCCCCCGACGGCGCCTCGCGTGCGCAGTGGATCGCCGAGGCCGATGTCGCTCTGGACGCCGATGCCGCGTACATCCCGCTCGCCCGGCCGCTACGCTGGTCGCTGGTCGCCGGGCGGCTCACGGCGTGGCAGGGGAACCCGCGTGCCTGGCACCCGTTGAATCATCTCCGTAACGCCCCCAATTGA